One Hydrogenispora ethanolica DNA segment encodes these proteins:
- a CDS encoding HD domain-containing phosphohydrolase gives MIKELKVPLGDLIFCLSDAIDLISPSIANHHKRVAYIALNLALEMNLPAEERKQLVIASLLHDCGSLSLKDRLEALEFEFQKPHIHAVLGYHLLLQFPPLAPIAPLVLYHHLNWTEYSNSPHREAIPWLSQLLYLADRLDTLIIQQPGGESLPVKGITARIREYRGKMFAPPLVEAFEALAAKEYFWLDLFSPSLQAILAAEAGISAVELDLERLLALTKLFAQLVDFRNHFTATHSSGVAVCAEKIGQLCGFSNRESQMLRVAGYFHDLGKIVVPESILNKPGRLTTSEFSVIKTHPYYTYRLLYPLTDLATINSWAAFHHERLDGKGYPFHHPAGDLSLGSRIVAVADFFTALSEDRPYRPGLSREKLAQLLTERVQDGALDPHLVQLVLEQLNELNPIRQRAQADAGREYDHFMRNACFDSSRFPLPLDLHADESRFVRPFHEIV, from the coding sequence ATGATTAAAGAACTGAAGGTACCCTTGGGCGATCTGATCTTTTGCCTCTCCGACGCCATCGATCTGATCAGCCCCAGTATCGCCAATCATCACAAACGAGTTGCCTACATTGCGCTCAATCTGGCGCTGGAGATGAATCTGCCTGCCGAGGAACGGAAACAGCTGGTGATCGCCAGTCTCTTGCATGACTGCGGCTCGCTGTCTTTGAAAGATCGCCTGGAGGCCCTGGAGTTTGAGTTTCAAAAGCCGCATATTCATGCGGTTTTAGGCTATCATTTGCTCTTACAGTTTCCGCCGTTGGCCCCCATCGCGCCGCTGGTGCTTTACCACCATCTGAACTGGACCGAATACAGCAACTCGCCGCACCGCGAGGCGATCCCTTGGCTCAGCCAGCTTCTTTATCTGGCCGACCGTCTGGATACGCTGATTATTCAACAGCCGGGCGGGGAATCGTTGCCGGTCAAAGGGATCACGGCCAGAATCCGCGAATACCGCGGGAAGATGTTTGCCCCGCCGCTGGTGGAAGCCTTCGAGGCGCTGGCCGCCAAGGAATATTTCTGGCTGGACCTTTTTTCCCCTTCCCTCCAGGCCATTCTCGCCGCCGAAGCGGGCATCAGCGCCGTCGAACTCGATCTGGAGCGGCTGCTGGCCTTGACCAAGCTTTTCGCCCAATTGGTCGACTTCCGGAATCATTTTACCGCCACCCACTCCAGCGGAGTGGCGGTCTGCGCGGAGAAGATCGGGCAGTTGTGCGGCTTTTCAAACCGTGAATCTCAAATGCTGCGGGTCGCCGGTTATTTTCATGACTTGGGCAAGATCGTCGTCCCCGAAAGCATCCTGAACAAACCCGGCCGACTGACCACCTCCGAATTTTCGGTGATTAAAACCCATCCTTATTATACATACCGTCTGCTCTACCCATTGACCGATCTGGCGACCATCAACAGCTGGGCGGCTTTCCACCATGAACGGCTGGACGGCAAGGGCTATCCTTTCCATCATCCCGCCGGTGATCTTTCGTTGGGCTCCCGGATCGTGGCGGTGGCCGATTTCTTTACCGCGCTCTCCGAGGACCGGCCGTACCGGCCCGGACTGTCCCGGGAAAAGCTGGCCCAGTTGCTGACGGAACGGGTTCAGGACGGGGCGCTCGACCCCCATCTGGTTCAGCTGGTCCTCGAACAATTAAACGAATTGAATCCCATTCGCCAGCGCGCCCAGGCCGATGCCGGACGGGAGTACGATCATTTCATGCGCAATGCCTGTTTTGATTCTTCCCGTTTCCCGCTCCCCCTGGACCTGCATGCCGACGAGTCCCGTTTCGTCCGCCCGTTTCATGAGATCGTTTAA
- a CDS encoding bacteriohemerythrin, translating into MKIEWTPDLAVGSPAIDDQHKELFHRVDQLLEACNQGKGRDTVGGLLKFLEEYVVTHFGTEEEYMTRFAYPKMAEHQAQHEQFVQSLAPLKEAFAKEGPGLNLVILTNRIIINWLNAHIRNVDKQLGAFLKDKL; encoded by the coding sequence ATGAAGATCGAATGGACACCGGATCTGGCGGTCGGTTCGCCGGCCATCGACGACCAGCATAAAGAGCTGTTTCATCGGGTCGATCAACTGCTGGAAGCTTGCAACCAGGGAAAAGGCCGGGATACCGTCGGCGGTCTGCTGAAATTCCTTGAGGAATACGTGGTGACCCATTTTGGGACCGAAGAAGAATACATGACCCGTTTTGCCTATCCGAAAATGGCCGAGCACCAAGCCCAGCACGAACAGTTCGTTCAGAGTCTGGCGCCGCTTAAAGAGGCATTTGCGAAAGAAGGTCCGGGACTGAATCTGGTGATCCTGACCAACCGGATCATCATTAACTGGTTGAACGCCCATATCCGCAATGTCGACAAGCAACTGGGGGCTTTTTTAAAGGATAAGCTCTAA
- a CDS encoding (Fe-S)-binding protein, whose translation MRTVRHWQPPQKNCGLCGSKSCADFMTSVSNQEKELPDCPFYHREALQHPQPLDTAAYSGADILGNRYDFVLGALPGEISARKIVLPFRSDLVEKLAIHKGDLVLGRPMGAGCPIPHVLSVIEADPVTGLLYTWVVGPKWAREKETKDVHAYHMIGFEGVAKEVAREPVLGCRATFLPGFCMMNLNHTGLVNMALQKSYGLQIRIEDIRILAGAKGTS comes from the coding sequence ATGAGAACGGTCCGGCACTGGCAGCCCCCGCAGAAAAATTGCGGCCTCTGCGGCAGCAAAAGCTGCGCCGATTTTATGACCTCCGTCAGCAATCAAGAGAAGGAACTCCCGGATTGCCCTTTCTATCACCGGGAAGCCCTGCAACATCCCCAACCGCTCGACACCGCCGCATATAGCGGCGCCGATATCCTGGGGAACCGGTATGACTTTGTCCTCGGCGCTTTACCCGGAGAGATCTCCGCCCGGAAGATCGTTCTCCCCTTTCGGAGCGATCTGGTGGAAAAGTTAGCGATCCACAAAGGCGATCTCGTCCTGGGGCGGCCGATGGGGGCCGGCTGTCCGATCCCTCATGTCTTGTCGGTGATCGAGGCCGATCCGGTGACCGGTTTGTTATACACCTGGGTGGTTGGGCCGAAATGGGCCCGGGAAAAAGAAACCAAAGATGTCCACGCCTATCATATGATTGGCTTTGAGGGAGTGGCCAAGGAGGTCGCCCGGGAACCGGTCCTGGGATGCCGCGCCACCTTTTTGCCGGGCTTCTGCATGATGAATCTGAACCATACCGGCCTGGTGAATATGGCGCTTCAGAAGAGCTACGGGCTCCAGATCCGGATCGAGGACATCCGGATCCTGGCCGGCGCCAAAGGAACTTCATAA
- a CDS encoding GTP-binding protein, whose product MKLIIIAGPPSAGKTAVIKQIVANVKDELRTAFLKIDVVKAYEDIELEHEFGILTKKVYSGDLCPDHAGVMVLGDVVDWAEENRSDLLIVESAGLCLRCSPYLNQGLGIIVLSSISGIHAPEKMGAMVSLADVAVVTKIDLVSQAEREVLIQKIKEVHPGIILLETNALQGTSLQRLYRLIRESPDIDKDHLILKGSPPLGTCTICVGKKEIGWKHHFGVVKKLDCQMAEYLYRGE is encoded by the coding sequence ATGAAACTGATTATCATCGCCGGTCCGCCTTCAGCCGGCAAGACCGCGGTCATCAAACAGATCGTAGCGAATGTAAAAGACGAGTTGCGGACGGCATTTCTCAAGATCGATGTCGTCAAGGCTTACGAGGATATCGAATTGGAGCACGAGTTCGGCATCCTCACCAAAAAAGTGTATTCGGGCGATCTCTGCCCCGATCACGCCGGCGTGATGGTCCTGGGCGACGTCGTGGACTGGGCGGAGGAGAACCGTTCCGACCTGCTCATTGTGGAAAGCGCCGGGCTATGCCTGCGCTGCTCGCCCTATCTCAATCAAGGGCTGGGCATCATCGTGCTCAGCTCCATCTCCGGGATCCATGCGCCCGAAAAGATGGGAGCCATGGTCAGCCTGGCCGACGTCGCGGTGGTCACCAAGATCGATCTGGTGAGCCAGGCCGAGCGGGAAGTCTTGATCCAAAAGATTAAGGAAGTCCACCCCGGAATCATCCTTTTGGAAACCAATGCCCTCCAGGGTACTTCGTTACAGCGCTTGTACCGGCTCATCCGGGAATCGCCGGATATCGACAAGGATCATTTAATCCTCAAAGGGAGTCCGCCGTTGGGAACCTGCACGATTTGCGTAGGGAAAAAGGAGATCGGCTGGAAACATCATTTCGGCGTAGTAAAAAAGCTCGACTGTCAAATGGCCGAATATCTGTATCGAGGTGAATGA
- a CDS encoding ATP-binding cassette domain-containing protein, translating into MTELTILPGYNRDGQRENYEQIQLRPGETISIVGPTGSGKTAFITDIELMAQGDTSTRRRILINGKVPEDSVRYNPSLKPIAMITQNTKCFADLTVENFLKIHARAREIDDQGIIPGTLELANTFTGEKIAASHRVTTLSGGQTRSLLIADAVLIGAAPVILLDEIENAGIFKQEVMAIIQDSGKIIVFVTHDPVIALNTKKRLIMEHGGVKKVLLRNAQEESAVKKLIEVDKRIGTIREHLRSGNIITAELAI; encoded by the coding sequence ATGACTGAATTAACCATTCTCCCCGGCTATAACCGGGATGGCCAGCGTGAGAACTATGAGCAGATCCAGCTGCGTCCCGGAGAAACCATTTCGATCGTCGGCCCGACCGGCAGCGGGAAAACCGCTTTTATCACCGATATCGAGTTGATGGCGCAAGGCGATACCTCGACCCGGCGCCGGATCCTGATCAACGGCAAGGTTCCCGAAGACTCGGTCCGCTACAACCCTTCCCTCAAGCCGATCGCGATGATTACCCAGAACACCAAATGCTTCGCGGATCTGACGGTGGAAAATTTCTTGAAGATTCACGCCCGGGCGCGCGAGATTGATGATCAAGGCATTATCCCGGGTACTTTAGAGCTGGCGAATACTTTCACCGGCGAAAAGATAGCGGCCTCGCACCGCGTGACAACCTTATCGGGGGGACAGACCCGTTCCCTGTTGATCGCCGACGCCGTCCTCATCGGAGCGGCCCCCGTCATTCTGCTGGATGAGATCGAGAACGCCGGCATTTTCAAGCAAGAGGTCATGGCGATCATTCAAGACAGCGGCAAAATCATTGTTTTCGTGACCCATGATCCGGTCATCGCCCTGAATACCAAGAAACGCTTGATCATGGAGCATGGCGGCGTCAAAAAAGTCCTGCTCCGCAACGCCCAGGAAGAGTCGGCCGTGAAGAAGCTGATCGAGGTCGATAAACGGATCGGAACCATTCGGGAACACCTGCGCTCCGGAAATATCATCACCGCGGAATTGGCAATTTAA
- a CDS encoding arsenate reductase family protein yields MNIQIFGVLKCQDTRKAERYFKERRIPYQFVDLTRKGLSKGELERVSRAVGLENLIDKTGKQYQKRQLQYLVHDVTEELLNDPLLFKTPIVRNGAEATVGYQPDVWKTWD; encoded by the coding sequence ATGAATATTCAAATCTTCGGGGTCTTGAAATGCCAGGATACCCGCAAAGCGGAGCGATACTTCAAAGAACGGCGGATCCCGTATCAATTCGTCGATCTGACCCGCAAGGGTTTGAGCAAGGGGGAGCTGGAGCGGGTCAGCCGGGCCGTCGGACTGGAAAATCTGATCGACAAGACCGGCAAACAATATCAGAAACGTCAGTTGCAGTACTTGGTCCATGATGTGACGGAAGAGTTGCTGAACGATCCGTTGCTGTTCAAGACGCCCATCGTCCGCAACGGAGCCGAGGCGACGGTGGGGTATCAGCCGGATGTCTGGAAGACGTGGGATTAG
- a CDS encoding acetate--CoA ligase family protein encodes MNLTMETSSRINRVFAEAWAEGRGVLYEFEVYRILEQLDLGVPAFQFVSDPRAVDEELLKPFGRHLMVKIVSPQIAHKQKVGGVKKVKNEDPLFIQFVLERMRAEVLGHFPAGAAPEIEGFLLVELIPHSQALGYETLIGFKEDPAFGPVIALSKGGDDAEFFAKYFNPANLFMPSFDRAAARRLVETLNIRHKFAALGHPEYLDYVADAIAKVSALAYAYSFVAPQAAPFIIKSLDVNPFVFAEDGRFVAIDGFAEFQPAAETALAVPPLRREGLDRFFTPRGVAVIGVSGDRAKYSLGREIAGLLHELGRSDLYCVNARGGEVLFGEKEYPLYKSLRELPGPVELAVYAAPAQYTVDFLREAAETGVRAVILISGIPAELKYSEFAAQIGAVLPPGLRIIGPNCMGVYFAPSGNEPGLNTLFVDEKRLEIRSSEFSNTVLLTQSGAFSVTAIDKMQRSRLFRAIVSFGNKYDVKITDLLAYFEARDGIEVIALYVEGLDPGEGRRFFELARESAKPVIIYKSGRTEAGARAAASHTASMSGSYDVFRAACRQAGVILAETIEELYDLTKVFSLLVSRIPAGNRVAGVVNAGFESTVGADELRQLEQAQLNEATIAKLNRINPYGLVDTSSPFLDVTPMADDRMYAAYVEALLQDENVDCVFVAVVPHAASLKTTPDTCRHPESLANLLVDLQRRYAKPMVISVNAGRYYQEFVAVMEENGLPVYPNIRAAIQSLDAFVEFWKNKRH; translated from the coding sequence ATGAATTTGACCATGGAGACCAGCAGCCGGATCAACCGGGTCTTCGCGGAGGCTTGGGCCGAGGGGCGCGGCGTGCTGTATGAGTTTGAGGTATACCGGATCCTGGAACAGCTCGATTTGGGAGTGCCGGCCTTTCAATTCGTGAGCGATCCGCGCGCGGTCGATGAAGAACTGTTGAAGCCATTCGGCCGCCATCTGATGGTGAAGATCGTCTCGCCGCAGATCGCGCATAAACAGAAGGTCGGCGGGGTCAAGAAGGTCAAAAACGAGGACCCGCTCTTCATCCAGTTTGTACTGGAACGGATGCGCGCCGAAGTGCTCGGCCATTTCCCGGCCGGGGCGGCGCCGGAGATTGAGGGGTTCCTGCTGGTGGAGCTGATCCCCCATTCCCAGGCGCTGGGCTATGAAACCCTGATCGGCTTCAAGGAAGATCCGGCCTTCGGCCCGGTGATCGCCTTGAGCAAAGGCGGGGATGACGCCGAGTTTTTCGCCAAATATTTCAATCCGGCCAACCTCTTCATGCCGTCTTTTGACCGGGCGGCCGCCCGCCGGCTGGTGGAGACCCTGAATATCCGCCATAAGTTCGCCGCCCTCGGCCACCCCGAATATCTCGATTATGTGGCGGACGCCATCGCCAAGGTGAGCGCGCTGGCCTATGCTTACTCGTTCGTGGCGCCGCAAGCCGCGCCGTTCATCATCAAGTCGCTGGACGTCAATCCGTTTGTCTTTGCCGAGGACGGCCGGTTTGTGGCCATCGACGGCTTTGCCGAGTTTCAACCGGCGGCTGAGACTGCGCTGGCCGTGCCGCCGCTCCGCCGGGAAGGGCTGGACCGCTTCTTCACGCCGCGCGGCGTGGCGGTGATCGGCGTCTCCGGGGACCGGGCCAAATACAGTCTGGGACGGGAGATTGCCGGGCTCCTGCATGAGCTGGGCCGGAGCGACCTCTATTGCGTCAACGCCCGGGGCGGCGAGGTTCTGTTTGGGGAGAAAGAGTATCCTTTATATAAGAGCTTGCGCGAGCTGCCCGGCCCGGTGGAACTGGCGGTGTATGCCGCGCCGGCCCAATATACCGTGGATTTCCTGCGGGAAGCCGCCGAGACGGGAGTCCGGGCGGTGATCCTGATCTCCGGCATTCCGGCCGAGTTGAAATACTCCGAGTTTGCCGCCCAGATCGGGGCGGTGCTCCCGCCCGGACTCCGGATCATCGGGCCCAACTGCATGGGAGTCTATTTCGCGCCTTCCGGAAACGAGCCCGGACTGAATACCTTGTTTGTGGACGAGAAGCGGCTGGAGATCAGGTCCTCCGAATTCAGCAACACGGTGTTGCTCACCCAGAGCGGCGCTTTTTCGGTGACCGCCATCGACAAGATGCAACGGTCGCGGCTCTTCCGGGCCATCGTCAGCTTCGGCAACAAGTACGATGTCAAAATCACCGATCTGCTGGCCTACTTCGAAGCCAGGGACGGGATTGAAGTGATCGCGTTGTATGTGGAAGGACTGGACCCGGGCGAAGGCCGTCGTTTCTTCGAGCTCGCCCGGGAGTCCGCCAAACCGGTCATCATTTATAAATCGGGACGGACGGAAGCCGGCGCCCGGGCCGCCGCCTCGCATACCGCTTCGATGTCCGGCAGCTATGACGTGTTCCGGGCCGCCTGCCGCCAGGCCGGGGTGATCCTGGCCGAAACCATTGAAGAGCTGTACGACCTGACCAAAGTCTTCTCCTTGCTGGTCTCCAGGATCCCGGCGGGCAACCGGGTGGCCGGAGTGGTTAACGCCGGCTTTGAGTCGACCGTGGGCGCGGATGAGCTGCGCCAGTTGGAACAGGCCCAACTGAATGAAGCGACCATTGCCAAGCTGAACCGGATCAACCCCTATGGGCTGGTGGATACCAGCTCGCCGTTTCTGGACGTGACGCCGATGGCCGATGACCGGATGTACGCGGCCTACGTGGAGGCGCTGCTGCAGGATGAGAACGTCGACTGCGTATTCGTGGCGGTGGTGCCGCACGCCGCCTCATTGAAGACCACTCCCGACACTTGTCGTCATCCCGAGAGCCTGGCCAATCTGCTGGTGGATCTGCAGCGGCGTTATGCCAAGCCGATGGTGATCTCGGTGAACGCGGGCCGCTATTATCAGGAGTTTGTGGCGGTGATGGAGGAGAATGGCTTGCCGGTGTATCCCAATATCCGCGCCGCGATTCAGTCGTTGGACGCCTTCGTGGAGTTTTGGAAGAACAAGCGGCATTGA
- the dapB gene encoding 4-hydroxy-tetrahydrodipicolinate reductase, producing MLKTCLLGLGRTGAVVAEQLLRSEDFDLVSVIGKPGSSKAGRPLSEVLNYPGDLVIADAANLQSEIHQQHFRVAIDFTTPEATLKNARILAENGVHMVIGTTGFNNMQLHELRNLVQQYRVGLVYAPNISVGINLLLSIVKTVTRLIPQYDVEITESCHRDKIDAPSGTALKIANEISLIRQATVNGRISFGRKGNKPRGDEEIGIHSIRAGGIVGVHQVLFAGEADELEITHRSYSRAIFAEGALKAAAFIAGLKGFYHMEDVLLSERMERDIRVAANRLYLNFN from the coding sequence ATGTTAAAGACCTGCTTATTAGGACTGGGCCGGACCGGGGCGGTGGTCGCCGAACAACTGTTACGTTCGGAAGATTTCGACCTGGTTTCGGTGATCGGCAAACCGGGGAGTTCCAAAGCCGGGCGTCCCCTTTCCGAAGTGCTGAATTATCCCGGCGATCTGGTGATCGCCGATGCCGCCAATTTGCAATCGGAGATCCATCAGCAACATTTCCGGGTGGCCATCGATTTTACCACGCCCGAAGCTACTTTAAAAAACGCCAGGATTCTGGCTGAGAACGGCGTACATATGGTCATCGGCACTACCGGCTTCAACAATATGCAACTGCACGAGTTACGAAATCTGGTCCAGCAGTACCGGGTCGGTCTGGTTTACGCCCCGAATATCTCGGTCGGCATCAACCTGCTGCTCTCCATCGTTAAGACCGTGACCCGGCTGATCCCCCAATATGACGTGGAGATCACCGAGTCATGCCACAGAGATAAAATCGACGCCCCCTCCGGGACCGCCTTGAAGATCGCCAATGAGATCAGCCTGATCCGCCAGGCTACCGTCAACGGTAGGATCAGCTTCGGCCGAAAGGGCAACAAGCCCCGCGGCGACGAGGAGATCGGGATCCACTCGATCCGGGCGGGCGGCATCGTCGGCGTACACCAGGTATTGTTCGCCGGAGAAGCCGACGAACTGGAGATCACGCACCGCTCCTATTCCCGGGCCATCTTCGCCGAGGGCGCCCTGAAGGCCGCGGCTTTTATCGCCGGCTTGAAAGGTTTCTACCATATGGAGGACGTTTTGCTCTCCGAACGGATGGAACGGGATATCCGGGTGGCGGCCAACCGCCTGTATCTCAACTTTAACTGA
- a CDS encoding DUF2179 domain-containing protein — MSLAMNQEVFTWLVLPGLIFLARICDVTIGTIRIIAVTRGRKALASFLGFFEVLIWLLAIGQIMQHLDNAMGYIGYAAGFATGNFVGISIEEKLAVGTLVVRVITQKPVADLLHGLQQAGFGVTVVDAYGTTGKVNIVYTVIRRNNLPEVDRIIHQFNPKAFYSIEDLRSVSAGVFPLKKSSFHRSLFPR; from the coding sequence ATGAGTCTTGCCATGAATCAGGAAGTCTTCACCTGGCTGGTGCTGCCGGGTTTAATCTTTTTGGCGCGCATCTGCGATGTGACGATCGGCACGATCCGGATCATCGCGGTGACCCGGGGCCGCAAAGCGCTCGCTTCGTTCCTGGGCTTCTTCGAGGTGCTCATCTGGCTGCTGGCCATCGGGCAGATTATGCAACACCTCGACAATGCCATGGGTTACATCGGCTATGCCGCGGGTTTCGCCACCGGGAACTTTGTCGGGATCAGCATCGAGGAGAAACTGGCCGTCGGAACGCTGGTGGTGCGGGTCATCACTCAGAAGCCGGTCGCCGATCTGTTGCACGGCTTGCAGCAGGCCGGATTCGGGGTGACGGTCGTCGACGCTTACGGCACCACCGGCAAGGTGAATATCGTCTATACCGTGATCCGGCGGAACAACCTGCCCGAAGTGGACCGGATCATTCATCAATTCAATCCCAAGGCTTTTTACTCCATTGAAGATCTCCGCTCCGTCAGCGCAGGTGTTTTCCCCCTCAAAAAATCCTCCTTTCACCGGAGTCTTTTTCCCCGGTGA
- a CDS encoding ABC transporter substrate-binding protein — protein sequence MRKLLLLVMVMLLVVSACGLGFAASQKILVYAKGADPRGLDPAYVDDGESGKIIVNIYDNLVRYKPGGTDIQPCLATSWTQSPDGLVWTFKLRKGVKFHDGTPFNAAAVKFNVDRQLPPNATDDMPYASFTFEPVKKVDVIDNYTVRFTLKHPYAPFLANLAMCMAAPIVSPTAVKKYGADYNQHPVGTGAFKFEKWDKDQQIVLSRNANYWGKKPFADKVIFKTTKENSVRASEMITGAIDMMDGVDPNDVKKLESSGVKVLKKPGMNINYMGFLTHKKPFNDVRVRRAISMAINRAELVKYLYQGYAEVANGPLPSFIPGYDPKLKPLGYNPTEAKKLLAEAGYKDFSFTFITYSNPRPYNPVNGVKLAEAVQAELLKIGVKTNIKVYPWTEYKPVLFKGEEGDAFFYGWIGDNGDADNFLSLLDSSQIETTLNSAKYKNPKVDELLRKGTLVSNEKERVKIYQDLQKILVEEAPWVFISHATDLYAYRPNVKGFNPHPTGVTWLEGTTK from the coding sequence ATGCGCAAGCTTCTATTGCTTGTCATGGTGATGTTGCTGGTCGTCTCAGCCTGCGGGCTGGGTTTCGCGGCATCCCAAAAGATTCTGGTCTACGCCAAAGGCGCCGACCCGCGCGGCTTGGATCCCGCTTACGTGGATGACGGCGAGTCGGGCAAGATTATCGTTAACATCTATGATAACCTGGTTCGTTACAAACCGGGCGGAACCGACATCCAACCGTGCCTGGCCACTTCCTGGACCCAAAGCCCGGATGGCTTGGTCTGGACCTTCAAACTCCGCAAAGGCGTGAAATTCCATGACGGCACCCCGTTCAACGCCGCCGCGGTGAAATTCAACGTGGATCGGCAATTGCCGCCGAACGCCACCGATGACATGCCGTATGCCTCGTTCACTTTTGAACCGGTGAAGAAGGTCGATGTGATCGACAATTACACCGTCCGTTTCACCTTGAAACATCCCTACGCGCCGTTCCTGGCCAACCTGGCGATGTGCATGGCCGCTCCGATCGTCAGCCCGACCGCAGTCAAAAAGTATGGCGCCGATTACAACCAGCACCCGGTGGGCACCGGCGCTTTCAAGTTCGAAAAATGGGATAAAGACCAACAGATCGTGCTCTCCCGGAACGCCAACTACTGGGGCAAGAAGCCGTTCGCCGATAAAGTCATCTTCAAGACGACCAAGGAAAATTCGGTTCGCGCCAGCGAGATGATCACCGGCGCCATCGATATGATGGACGGCGTCGATCCGAACGATGTCAAAAAGCTGGAATCCAGCGGCGTGAAAGTGCTCAAGAAGCCGGGCATGAACATCAACTACATGGGCTTTTTGACCCACAAAAAGCCGTTCAACGACGTCAGAGTGCGCCGCGCCATCTCCATGGCGATCAACCGCGCCGAGTTGGTGAAATATCTCTATCAGGGCTATGCCGAAGTGGCCAATGGTCCGTTGCCGAGCTTCATCCCCGGCTATGATCCGAAACTGAAACCGTTGGGCTATAACCCGACCGAAGCCAAGAAATTGCTGGCCGAAGCCGGATACAAGGACTTCAGCTTCACTTTCATCACCTATTCCAATCCGCGGCCTTACAACCCGGTCAATGGCGTGAAACTGGCCGAGGCGGTCCAAGCCGAACTGTTGAAGATCGGCGTCAAGACCAACATCAAAGTGTATCCGTGGACTGAATACAAACCCGTTCTGTTTAAGGGCGAGGAAGGCGACGCTTTCTTCTACGGCTGGATCGGCGACAACGGCGATGCCGACAACTTCCTGTCCTTGCTGGACAGCAGCCAGATCGAAACGACCCTGAATTCGGCCAAATACAAGAACCCCAAAGTGGATGAACTGTTGCGTAAAGGCACGCTGGTTTCGAATGAGAAAGAGCGGGTCAAGATCTATCAGGATCTCCAGAAGATTCTGGTCGAAGAAGCGCCGTGGGTCTTCATCAGCCACGCCACCGACCTGTATGCCTACCGTCCGAACGTGAAAGGCTTCAACCCGCATCCGACCGGCGTAACCTGGTTGGAAGGGACCACCAAATAA
- a CDS encoding ABC transporter permease: MLKYTIKRLLMLIPVLLGVSFFVFMVMHLFNADPAALMLGQHATQAQIEALRQQLGLNDPIFVQFGRFLWQLLHGDLGRSLMTRGSVTEELLARFPATIELALFSLFIATVVGVTAGVVSAVKRYSIFDYVSMVGALLGVSMPIFWLGLILIIVFAVNLHWLPVAGRIAIGMEPTAITNLYLLDSLLTGNWEAFWSALQHLILPGIALAAYSMAIIARMTRSTMLEVIKQDYIRTARAKGLDEKTVINHHALKNALIPVVTVIGLQLGLLLSGAVLTETVFSWPGIGNYTVNAIMASDFPVVQGSVILVAAVFVVVNLLVDLLYAYIDPRIHYQ; encoded by the coding sequence ATGCTGAAATATACAATCAAACGATTATTGATGTTAATTCCGGTGCTGTTGGGGGTCAGTTTTTTCGTTTTTATGGTCATGCACCTCTTCAATGCCGATCCGGCCGCGCTGATGTTGGGACAACATGCGACCCAGGCGCAGATCGAGGCGCTCCGCCAACAATTGGGGCTGAACGATCCGATCTTCGTCCAATTTGGACGCTTTCTCTGGCAATTGCTCCATGGCGATCTGGGCCGTTCGCTCATGACCCGCGGTTCGGTCACGGAAGAACTGCTGGCGCGTTTCCCGGCCACGATTGAATTGGCACTCTTCAGCCTGTTCATTGCCACGGTGGTGGGAGTGACCGCCGGAGTCGTCTCCGCGGTGAAACGTTATTCGATCTTCGACTATGTCAGCATGGTCGGCGCTTTACTCGGAGTATCGATGCCCATCTTCTGGCTGGGCTTGATCCTGATCATTGTTTTCGCGGTCAATCTGCACTGGCTGCCGGTGGCCGGCCGCATCGCGATCGGCATGGAACCGACGGCCATCACCAATTTATATCTCCTCGACAGCCTGCTGACCGGCAATTGGGAAGCCTTCTGGAGCGCGCTGCAGCACCTGATTCTGCCGGGAATCGCCTTGGCTGCTTATTCGATGGCGATCATCGCCCGGATGACCCGGTCGACCATGCTCGAAGTGATTAAACAAGACTATATCCGCACCGCTCGCGCCAAAGGATTGGATGAAAAGACGGTCATCAACCATCACGCGCTGAAGAACGCCCTCATTCCGGTGGTCACTGTCATCGGGTTGCAATTGGGGTTATTATTGAGCGGCGCGGTTCTGACCGAGACGGTCTTTTCCTGGCCGGGCATCGGTAACTATACGGTCAATGCCATTATGGCCTCGGATTTTCCGGTGGTCCAGGGCAGTGTTATTTTGGTGGCGGCGGTCTTTGTCGTCGTCAATCTCTTGGTGGATTTGCTCTACGCGTATATTGATCCACGGATTCATTATCAATAG